The Halovivax ruber XH-70 genome includes the window CGTGTAGGCAGCGCCGGCGAGCAGCGGGTGCACACAGCTGACGTAGACGCGGGCGGCACCGCGGGCGTCGAGGACGCCGATGGCCTCGCTCATCGTCCCGCCGGTGGCGACGATGTCGTCGACGACGACCACGTCCCGGTCGGCGACGCGGACGTCGCTCGGTGCGATCTCGACCTCGGTCCCGGACGTGCGAGTCTTCTCGAAATAGTCGGTCGTACCCGCCCCGTAGGCGTCACGGACGGTCTCGGCGATGTCGACGGCGCCCGCGTCGGGCGAGAGGAAGATGGGGTCGGTCAGGTCGTCCGGGAGCGGCTCGGCCAGTGCCGGCGCGACGTCGACGTTCGTCGCCGGCGGGTCGAAGAAGTCACAGACGGCGGCTTCGTGGGGATTCGCGGTGACGACCCGGTCGGCACCGGTCGAGAGCGCCCGAGCGACGGCCCGGGCGGAGATCGGCTGGCCGGCTTCGAACGAGGCGTCCTGACGGGCGTAGCCCATGTAGGGGACGACGGTGACGATCTCGTCGACGCCGGCCTCCTGGGCGGCGTCTTGCAACTGGAGGAGCTCCACGTGCGCGTCGCTCGAGACGGTCGACGCGACGATCACGACGCGGTCCGGGACGCGCTCGGCGTCCGCGAGACCGGGCACGGAGGCGAGTAACTCCCCGTCGGGGAACTGTTCGATAGACACCGCGGCGAGCGGTTCGTCGAGCTCAGCAGCGAGTGTGGCGGCCAGCGACTGCGAGGAAGACCCACTGACGATCATACCGGAGACGACTGGCGGCGGCTACGAACCGGTTTCGGTTGTCGACGGCGGAGCACGATAGCAAGAGAGAGAGAGAGAGAGAGAGAGAGAGAGAGAGAGAGAGAGAGAGAGAGAGAGAGAGAGAACGACCGAAGGCGAACCTGACTACTGGGCGCAGAAACCGCTGGTCGTATCGCCAGCGACGCGGAGTGCTCCCGACTGATCGATGACGACGATCAGCGAGAGGCAGTCGGGGCTGTTCCAGTCCGCCGGGGTGACTTCGACGAACTCGGTGCCGTCGAGCCTGACCCGGACCCGGAACTCGCCGCCGGCCGCGTCCCAGGACCGGTCGAGCGCGACGCTCCCGGTGCGACTTTCGATCTCCTTCGATACCCACGATTCCATCGAGCCGTTGATCTCGACCTGCACGTCGACCGTGTGGGTCGCGTCGTGCAAGTTGTCGACCGTGATATCCCCGAGGAGGGTCCCCTCGACGGTCGACGACTCGTCCGTCGATCCGGAATCGTCCGGCGAGTTGGCGTCGCCATCGGGTCCGTCGTCGGTCGAGCCGTCGTCTGACCCCTCGTCTGCTCCATCGTCCGGGTCGCTCTCGTCACCACTGAGACAGCCGGCCGTCGCGCTCACACCGAGTGCGCCGGCGACGGCGAGGAATCGGCGTCGTGTCCGCTGTGTCATACGTGACTCTTCGACCTGTCGCGGATAACTGTTTGTCAGACATGTGTAGGAAGTGCGACTGTTTCGGGCCAACGGCGTCGTCCCTCTCGGCGAGTCGGTTACGGAGACCGCAGTAAATCGCGTTAGTCGACGAGTGCGATCGCAGCCGGATCACGAACCCCTAGCACGTGACGACGGTGGTCCGTACGGTCGGCGGCGATGAGTGTCCCAGCATCGGTGATCGCATAGACGGGGCCGGCCGGCCCA containing:
- a CDS encoding ribose-phosphate diphosphokinase encodes the protein MIVSGSSSQSLAATLAAELDEPLAAVSIEQFPDGELLASVPGLADAERVPDRVVIVASTVSSDAHVELLQLQDAAQEAGVDEIVTVVPYMGYARQDASFEAGQPISARAVARALSTGADRVVTANPHEAAVCDFFDPPATNVDVAPALAEPLPDDLTDPIFLSPDAGAVDIAETVRDAYGAGTTDYFEKTRTSGTEVEIAPSDVRVADRDVVVVDDIVATGGTMSEAIGVLDARGAARVYVSCVHPLLAGAAYTRLARAGVEAIYGTDTIEGPASAVSAAPWLADALE